From the Ruminiclostridium josui JCM 17888 genome, one window contains:
- a CDS encoding ABC transporter ATP-binding protein, which produces MFIDINDVSKEYLQSNSTFKALDHVSLQIEKGEFICLLGPSGCGKTTLLNSIAGFEKVNTGSIQIDGKQVLEPSISNVTIFQNYGLLPWRTVQKNVELGLESKKLSKKERHDIASKYIDLVGLSKFSKSHPSQLSGGMQQRVAIARALAVDPEIIFMDEPFGALDALTRLKMQDEISNIWEKQKKTIIFVTHDIEEAVFLADRIVIMTPNPGKIKSIISVPLARKRDRTSHDFLKIRDRVFSEFNMKSPDKTEYYI; this is translated from the coding sequence ATGTTCATTGATATTAATGATGTTTCAAAAGAATATTTACAAAGCAATTCAACTTTTAAAGCCTTGGATCACGTATCCTTGCAAATTGAAAAGGGAGAGTTTATATGCCTACTGGGTCCAAGCGGCTGCGGCAAGACTACACTTCTAAATTCCATTGCAGGCTTTGAAAAAGTTAACACAGGCAGTATACAAATAGACGGTAAGCAGGTGTTGGAGCCGAGCATCAGCAATGTAACCATTTTTCAGAACTACGGTCTTCTTCCTTGGAGGACAGTGCAAAAAAATGTTGAGTTAGGTTTGGAAAGTAAAAAGCTATCTAAAAAGGAAAGACATGATATTGCCAGTAAATACATTGATTTAGTTGGACTTTCAAAATTCAGCAAAAGCCATCCCTCTCAGCTATCAGGCGGTATGCAGCAACGTGTTGCTATAGCCCGCGCTCTGGCTGTTGATCCTGAAATTATTTTTATGGATGAGCCTTTCGGTGCCTTGGATGCATTAACAAGGCTTAAAATGCAGGATGAAATTTCAAATATCTGGGAGAAGCAGAAAAAGACTATTATCTTTGTTACTCATGATATTGAAGAAGCTGTTTTCCTTGCTGACAGGATTGTTATAATGACTCCTAATCCTGGTAAAATTAAATCTATTATTAGTGTTCCATTGGCAAGAAAACGTGACCGAACAAGTCATGATTTTTTGAAAATTCGTGACAGAGTATTTTCTGAGTTTAACATGAAAAGTCCTGATAAGACAGAATACTATATTTAG
- a CDS encoding spore coat associated protein CotJA, which produces MDDLVNGYDYQERADSAIKPFNSSKISLAMAFVPAQLWEKPFDVNEGLDRGTLFPSLDKPFLGGGNRYEY; this is translated from the coding sequence ATGGATGACTTAGTAAATGGTTACGATTATCAGGAAAGAGCCGACAGTGCTATAAAACCCTTTAACTCTTCTAAAATATCACTAGCAATGGCATTTGTTCCTGCACAGCTTTGGGAAAAACCCTTTGATGTGAATGAAGGACTAGACAGAGGTACTCTTTTCCCGTCACTTGATAAACCTTTCTTGGGAGGGGGAAACAGGTATGAATACTAA
- a CDS encoding SagB family peptide dehydrogenase has protein sequence MDSKGKKYLEEHAHYRETISMSSQYALISPYADTTVVCTPEVVLKGIYHSRVNRFISEEYLLNFRTYSARLDFRIGISRFRARDAMLSFAMRNKKEQAYDDIIKLPKAKKIKANFSAVLQARRSVRTFKGSIPLNDFATILYYSQGITGYLQLKDKEADAERIMLRAAPSGGGFYPIKLYIVAWNIDGLEKGIYEYYPYTHSLRLIEKGYSEEDLNALAGFGDIKVEDSAFCIAYVYELYTNSHKYGNAGAAYAFIEAGEIAENAQLTTTALGYGACDLGGYDKQFIEKRFGLDGLSKQVIHFTVFGNGGVI, from the coding sequence ATGGATAGCAAGGGGAAGAAGTATTTAGAAGAACATGCACATTATCGTGAAACTATAAGTATGAGTTCACAATATGCTTTGATTTCACCTTATGCCGATACTACAGTTGTTTGCACCCCTGAAGTAGTACTAAAGGGAATATATCACTCTAGGGTAAATCGATTTATTAGTGAAGAGTATTTGCTTAATTTTCGTACATACAGCGCAAGGCTTGACTTTAGAATTGGAATTAGCAGATTTCGTGCAAGGGATGCAATGCTTTCATTTGCAATGCGTAATAAAAAAGAACAGGCATATGATGACATAATAAAACTCCCCAAGGCAAAAAAAATAAAAGCTAATTTCAGTGCAGTGTTACAAGCTAGAAGAAGTGTAAGAACATTTAAAGGCTCTATTCCTTTAAATGACTTCGCAACCATTCTTTACTACTCACAGGGGATTACAGGATATCTGCAATTAAAAGATAAAGAGGCGGATGCAGAACGTATTATGCTTCGTGCTGCTCCATCAGGAGGCGGCTTTTACCCAATTAAACTATATATTGTTGCATGGAATATCGATGGACTGGAGAAGGGGATTTATGAATATTATCCTTATACACATTCTCTCAGGTTAATAGAGAAGGGATATAGTGAGGAAGATTTGAATGCTCTTGCTGGTTTTGGAGATATAAAAGTTGAAGATTCAGCTTTTTGTATTGCATATGTATATGAATTGTATACAAATTCTCATAAATACGGTAATGCGGGTGCTGCGTATGCATTCATTGAAGCAGGGGAAATAGCAGAAAATGCACAGTTGACTACAACGGCACTGGGATATGGTGCATGTGATTTAGGAGGATATGATAAGCAATTTATTGAAAAAAGATTTGGCCTTGATGGACTTAGTAAGCAAGTCATACATTTTACAGTTTTTGGAAATGGAGGAGTTATTTAA
- a CDS encoding spore coat protein CotJB, protein MNTNIGMGGMGHMGNMDDCGNIGGMGQPGIPSGMKPLNEREALLWKIQAYEFACTEVGLFLNNNPNDKTALSYFKQYRDMKNQLESEFTKRFGPLTATHMDNDLSTWKWIENPWPWEIGREV, encoded by the coding sequence ATGAATACTAACATAGGTATGGGCGGCATGGGCCATATGGGAAATATGGATGATTGCGGCAATATAGGCGGCATGGGGCAACCAGGTATTCCCAGTGGTATGAAGCCTCTCAATGAGCGTGAAGCACTGCTTTGGAAGATTCAGGCTTACGAATTTGCCTGTACAGAAGTAGGTTTGTTTTTAAATAACAATCCCAACGATAAGACAGCACTGTCTTATTTTAAACAGTACCGTGACATGAAAAACCAGTTGGAATCTGAATTTACCAAAAGGTTTGGTCCCCTTACCGCTACTCACATGGATAATGATTTATCTACCTGGAAATGGATTGAAAATCCATGGCCATGGGAAATCGGACGGGAGGTGTAA
- a CDS encoding DUF4825 domain-containing protein, whose product MNKSAKKVVTVLISIMCVFALVIILVFATKGNTPETIDSNNSTKMDAKGQVYNADNLFENKTPYVGNNSKVLHIIDNLQFSNYREEVSLQTEKAPYGVTVNYNFQNLVEGDYQKAKIENEERLKLAFKRNAAMMFCLIENLDNITFICHTNNGSVEYNYTREEVQKDYNEDLREFSKDKNKFGDFAITLNNDNLIIHSMKNYSPAMSSVFGLKIMSTYEGKADKIRYTATNGILMINISSENREKTLTVPTDTPIYWSPITGDDTSSEADKITVKVEALNEGIKIAEQILCINKEGIVYTIEENTNVIADVK is encoded by the coding sequence ATGAATAAGTCTGCAAAAAAAGTTGTGACAGTACTTATTTCTATTATGTGTGTTTTTGCATTAGTAATTATATTAGTATTTGCTACCAAGGGGAATACCCCCGAAACTATTGATTCTAACAATAGTACAAAGATGGATGCAAAAGGACAAGTTTACAATGCAGATAACTTATTTGAAAATAAAACTCCCTACGTAGGAAACAACAGCAAGGTTTTACATATTATTGACAACCTGCAGTTTAGCAACTACAGAGAAGAAGTATCACTTCAAACTGAAAAAGCTCCTTATGGAGTGACTGTTAATTATAATTTTCAGAATTTAGTTGAAGGAGATTACCAAAAAGCAAAAATAGAAAATGAAGAACGATTGAAACTTGCTTTTAAAAGAAATGCTGCAATGATGTTTTGTCTCATAGAAAACCTGGATAATATTACCTTTATATGTCATACAAATAATGGGTCAGTTGAATACAACTATACCAGAGAAGAAGTACAAAAAGACTATAATGAAGATTTAAGAGAATTTTCAAAGGACAAAAATAAGTTCGGCGACTTTGCTATTACATTAAATAATGACAATCTAATAATACATTCAATGAAAAATTATTCTCCTGCCATGTCCAGTGTATTTGGATTGAAAATTATGTCTACCTATGAGGGGAAAGCAGATAAAATACGATATACAGCAACAAATGGCATACTAATGATAAATATTAGTTCCGAAAATCGGGAGAAGACATTGACAGTCCCGACAGATACACCTATTTATTGGAGTCCAATTACAGGAGATGATACAAGTTCCGAGGCTGATAAAATAACTGTTAAAGTTGAAGCGCTAAACGAAGGAATAAAGATTGCTGAGCAAATACTTTGCATTAACAAAGAAGGTATAGTATATACTATAGAAGAAAATACTAATGTCATAGCAGATGTAAAATAA
- a CDS encoding CPBP family intramembrane glutamic endopeptidase produces the protein MDKSLIVAVVGYCCMFVWLFIFKQSYKNTYTKNRITLFMSSLFGLPASYSYSVFASFLYCALPTISCIVVARTAKIHIFNLFPFVMSLKIFATIILGVVAAMSLVSVFIIVSLKLVPSMDIASEISRIKWIEGIFQIPKKVAWLLPILSASFEEVFFRGVFLKGLVSNGMNTGIAVLLITVAFVLNQVLLTDTKVQGLVLGFSSFSISIVGSIMFFATGSIIPSMIMHASFAGFYANGNDYKS, from the coding sequence ATGGATAAATCTTTAATTGTTGCTGTTGTTGGTTACTGTTGTATGTTTGTATGGCTTTTTATATTTAAGCAGTCTTATAAAAATACATATACAAAAAATAGGATAACCCTTTTTATGTCGTCCTTGTTTGGATTACCGGCATCCTACTCTTATTCGGTTTTTGCATCTTTTTTATATTGTGCTTTGCCTACAATAAGTTGTATTGTTGTGGCAAGAACGGCAAAAATCCATATTTTTAACTTATTTCCCTTTGTGATGAGTCTTAAGATTTTTGCAACGATAATCCTTGGAGTCGTGGCTGCTATGTCATTAGTATCTGTATTCATTATTGTTAGCCTGAAGTTAGTGCCGAGTATGGATATTGCAAGTGAGATATCCAGAATTAAATGGATAGAAGGTATTTTTCAAATACCAAAAAAGGTAGCATGGTTATTACCGATTTTAAGTGCAAGTTTTGAAGAAGTATTTTTTAGAGGAGTATTTCTTAAAGGGTTGGTTTCAAATGGTATGAATACTGGTATAGCAGTTCTTCTGATTACTGTAGCTTTTGTATTAAATCAGGTTTTATTGACAGATACAAAGGTACAGGGATTGGTTCTTGGTTTTTCTAGTTTTTCTATTTCTATAGTAGGAAGTATTATGTTTTTTGCAACTGGTAGCATTATTCCGTCCATGATTATGCATGCTTCCTTTGCAGGGTTTTATGCAAACGGAAATGATTATAAGTCATAG
- a CDS encoding ABC transporter ATP-binding protein: protein MITVDSLSIKYKDFCAVDNISFSVNKCEIFGIIGANGVGKTSTVECIEGLRKPTSGRISVMGLDPWKDRKKLQEIMGVQLQDTSYQDRAKVYEICELFSSFYNNPMPYNELLNTMGLEEKRKSYISKLSGGQKQKLAIVLSLISNPKLVFLDELTTGLDPKARRQMWDLILKLRENGLTIVIVSHFMDEVETLCDRIAIMSKGHIQNIGTVDSIISKYNLKQKISFKAANLDIESMKKLGFEVTVQKENDVITMLGKADDYVSRVLAYLTENNIAYKDLTVKSPDLEDVFLDMVGYVPEDEVTHDKN, encoded by the coding sequence ATGATTACAGTTGATTCACTTAGTATTAAGTATAAAGACTTCTGTGCTGTGGATAATATTTCCTTCTCGGTAAATAAGTGTGAGATTTTTGGTATTATTGGAGCTAATGGAGTGGGAAAAACATCTACAGTTGAGTGCATTGAAGGCCTTCGTAAGCCAACAAGTGGCAGAATTAGTGTTATGGGGCTTGATCCTTGGAAGGATAGAAAAAAGCTACAAGAAATAATGGGAGTTCAATTACAGGATACTTCTTATCAGGACCGGGCAAAAGTATATGAAATTTGTGAATTGTTTTCTTCTTTTTACAATAATCCTATGCCCTATAATGAATTACTTAATACAATGGGGTTAGAAGAAAAAAGGAAGTCATATATTTCCAAACTCTCTGGTGGGCAAAAACAAAAATTGGCTATAGTATTATCGTTAATTTCAAATCCTAAATTAGTTTTCTTGGATGAGCTTACAACAGGTTTGGATCCAAAAGCACGCAGACAGATGTGGGATTTGATTTTAAAGCTGCGTGAAAATGGGCTTACAATTGTAATTGTTTCACACTTTATGGATGAGGTGGAAACCCTTTGTGACAGAATTGCAATAATGAGTAAGGGTCACATACAAAACATAGGGACAGTTGACAGTATTATTAGCAAATACAATTTAAAGCAAAAAATATCTTTCAAGGCTGCCAATCTTGATATTGAAAGCATGAAAAAGTTAGGGTTTGAAGTAACCGTACAAAAGGAAAATGATGTTATTACTATGCTTGGTAAAGCTGATGATTATGTAAGTCGCGTGTTAGCATATTTAACTGAGAATAATATAGCGTATAAGGATTTAACTGTTAAAAGCCCAGATTTAGAAGATGTATTTCTGGATATGGTTGGATATGTGCCGGAAGATGAAGTTACTCATGATAAAAATTAA
- a CDS encoding CPBP family intramembrane glutamic endopeptidase: MSEFIWYIMAIISAPVLIAIELAVGGIMLRLLKIKVKGISINANWSRISVFGCILTVLLAIIEELIYRQLWSTVIIDNLNWGIGAFVFISSVVYGLNHLYYGFTTFLQKTISGIIFAVIFLLSGGCILVPLIAHSLQNIIILIMGRCKKNG; the protein is encoded by the coding sequence ATGTCCGAATTTATATGGTATATAATGGCAATCATTTCTGCGCCTGTGTTAATTGCTATAGAATTAGCTGTTGGCGGAATAATGCTTAGGTTATTAAAAATAAAGGTCAAAGGGATTTCCATAAATGCAAACTGGTCAAGGATTTCTGTATTTGGATGCATTTTAACTGTCCTCCTTGCAATCATTGAAGAACTTATATATAGACAACTGTGGAGTACTGTAATTATAGATAATTTAAACTGGGGTATTGGTGCATTTGTATTTATAAGTTCCGTTGTGTATGGTTTAAACCATCTCTATTATGGATTTACGACATTTTTGCAAAAAACTATTAGTGGGATTATCTTTGCAGTTATATTTTTGCTTAGTGGAGGATGTATCCTTGTTCCGCTTATTGCACATTCATTACAGAATATAATTATTCTAATTATGGGGAGATGCAAGAAAAATGGATAA
- a CDS encoding YcaO-like family protein has product MIRFYPSYEHIMNQYKYIGGNQTGILHGVLAPMVHMPPEPCLKSVTGRMPNYHKITFNNPEKHVEYHLSGYGMYHEEALIKLIGESVERYSSVSTEKILREKAVYCSYKEMKKQGKVMPLEYLNIFSSEQQKVLAQMMPEYSPVHATEDDIIGWIKCASLVHPGEDVWVPMQILCIGFVKNSEKGEKFFTPSFSTGTASHRSLKKALLNALVEYIQIDSFVLSWYTKHKSKRVIIDDPDVLKCLEDCGLGKDSPYEVIPLLVTMPDMDLPVYLNILKRKDKKLPYLIVGTQGDLNAKNGVLRGSMEATAIIFMHMFNALFDPEKIEFSNTTSAFADLDTNVLYYGVPDKAKEIDALLEQLTGETIKLSEIESRWENDVDAQISHLLKEVAKVSEYAVYVDITPPEVIDKGWSVIRTLIPELCGMCLPGFPFKNHPRMKKFGGVTNEYPHPLP; this is encoded by the coding sequence ATGATAAGATTTTATCCATCGTATGAACATATTATGAATCAATATAAATATATTGGTGGAAATCAAACAGGCATTTTGCATGGGGTTTTAGCACCTATGGTTCACATGCCGCCTGAGCCTTGTCTAAAATCTGTAACAGGACGTATGCCCAACTATCATAAAATAACTTTCAATAATCCTGAGAAACATGTTGAGTACCATCTGAGTGGATATGGAATGTATCATGAGGAAGCATTGATTAAGTTAATTGGGGAAAGTGTAGAACGTTATTCGTCTGTAAGTACAGAAAAGATTTTAAGAGAGAAAGCAGTTTATTGTAGTTATAAAGAAATGAAAAAGCAAGGAAAGGTAATGCCATTAGAATACCTTAATATTTTTTCCAGTGAGCAGCAAAAGGTCTTAGCCCAGATGATGCCAGAATATTCACCTGTACATGCAACAGAAGACGATATCATCGGGTGGATTAAATGTGCATCATTGGTTCATCCTGGTGAAGACGTATGGGTACCTATGCAAATATTGTGTATCGGATTTGTTAAGAATTCTGAGAAAGGTGAAAAATTCTTTACACCTTCCTTTTCAACAGGAACTGCATCCCATCGTTCATTAAAAAAAGCTTTATTAAATGCATTAGTGGAATATATCCAAATAGATTCTTTTGTCCTTTCATGGTACACAAAGCATAAATCTAAAAGAGTTATAATAGATGACCCGGATGTTTTAAAATGTCTTGAAGATTGCGGACTTGGAAAGGATTCTCCTTATGAGGTGATTCCATTACTTGTAACTATGCCAGATATGGACTTACCGGTTTATCTTAATATACTTAAGAGAAAAGATAAAAAGCTTCCATATTTAATTGTTGGTACCCAAGGAGATTTGAATGCAAAAAATGGTGTTTTAAGAGGCTCAATGGAGGCGACAGCCATCATATTTATGCATATGTTTAATGCATTGTTTGATCCTGAAAAAATAGAATTTTCTAATACCACATCTGCATTTGCAGATTTGGATACCAATGTTTTATATTATGGGGTTCCCGATAAAGCAAAAGAAATTGATGCTTTATTGGAGCAACTTACAGGAGAGACAATAAAATTGTCGGAAATAGAATCTCGTTGGGAAAACGATGTTGATGCTCAAATTTCACATTTGCTAAAAGAAGTAGCAAAAGTTAGTGAATATGCAGTTTATGTAGATATTACACCGCCTGAGGTTATAGATAAAGGGTGGAGTGTTATAAGAACATTGATACCTGAACTTTGTGGTATGTGTTTACCTGGTTTTCCTTTTAAGAATCATCCTAGAATGAAGAAATTTGGTGGTGTAACAAATGAATATCCACATCCTTTGCCATAG
- the asnB gene encoding asparagine synthase (glutamine-hydrolyzing) encodes MCGIVGAVSLENSIPDRLIEKMTGAIVHRGPDGEGYYYSSMVQLGARRLSIVDTKNGGQPMFNENKSIVAVFNGEIYNYIELMNQLISKGHAFNTLCDAEVIVHLYEEYGVEMLEKIDGQFSFAVYDQYGSRVFIARDRNGICPLFYSVVNNTVYFGSEIKAIAQVDEVEIRPSMQGLYEQFVYWSPAERRTVFENIYQIPSSGYAIIDKKNGLQVKLYHRFSDYAQEFDYSSINELKNEIRTTLKKAILERLMCDSDVKWGIYLSGGLDSTILIKLLYECGYDEIPTFSLGFKDYRIDESAYQALGLEGNKGQHTKITVSDEDIISQLSKVIKHCEVPLYKLGAVPMYMLSKAAHKNGVKFVLSGEGADELFYGYDIYKETLYRKYCSLNPASNIRTDGIKNFIPSGNMISSYVLEGYKKYYSTFFQGSNEFIYSMQSRITASSSILEYFNQENKACIDLKKISDEVFKQFSLESKELTVLKKCQAVQMQLLLSGYLLSTQGDRVLMANSVEGRYPFLDRRLIRLAYSIPDNLKLAGYNEKYILKETFSDIVPEPIIKRAKYQYSTPGVELFLKNINQFETYLTKNTFDKYGVFDYGKVHKLIKELKENSDNFQRNITQDMTMIYVITTHMLFESAYGKFV; translated from the coding sequence ATGTGTGGTATTGTGGGAGCTGTTTCGTTAGAAAATAGTATTCCTGACCGGTTAATTGAAAAAATGACTGGTGCTATCGTACATAGAGGACCGGACGGTGAGGGTTACTATTATAGTTCTATGGTTCAATTAGGCGCGAGAAGACTGAGTATCGTTGACACGAAGAATGGGGGACAACCCATGTTTAATGAGAATAAGTCCATCGTTGCAGTATTTAACGGCGAAATATACAATTATATAGAATTAATGAATCAGTTAATTTCAAAGGGACATGCCTTTAATACATTATGCGATGCTGAAGTTATTGTGCATTTATATGAGGAATATGGAGTGGAAATGCTGGAAAAAATTGATGGCCAGTTTTCATTCGCAGTATACGACCAGTATGGCAGTAGGGTGTTTATCGCTCGAGACAGGAATGGCATTTGTCCTCTTTTTTATTCTGTAGTAAATAATACAGTATATTTTGGATCGGAGATTAAAGCAATTGCGCAGGTGGATGAAGTTGAAATTCGTCCAAGTATGCAGGGGTTGTACGAACAGTTTGTATACTGGTCACCTGCAGAGAGACGAACGGTTTTTGAGAATATCTATCAGATTCCATCATCAGGGTATGCCATAATTGATAAAAAAAATGGTTTACAGGTAAAACTATACCATCGTTTTAGTGACTATGCTCAAGAGTTTGATTATAGTAGTATTAATGAGCTTAAGAATGAAATACGTACAACCCTTAAGAAAGCCATTTTAGAAAGGCTTATGTGTGATTCAGATGTAAAATGGGGAATTTACTTAAGTGGAGGACTTGACTCTACGATTTTGATAAAATTATTATACGAATGTGGATATGATGAAATTCCTACATTTTCTCTAGGATTTAAAGATTATAGAATTGATGAATCTGCATACCAGGCATTGGGTTTAGAAGGGAATAAAGGGCAACACACAAAAATTACGGTCAGTGATGAAGATATCATTTCACAACTTTCAAAAGTAATAAAACATTGTGAGGTTCCACTATATAAGTTGGGTGCTGTTCCAATGTATATGCTTTCCAAAGCAGCGCATAAAAATGGTGTCAAGTTTGTTTTGAGTGGAGAAGGAGCAGATGAGCTGTTTTATGGTTATGATATCTATAAAGAAACACTTTATAGAAAGTACTGTTCACTAAATCCCGCATCCAATATTCGTACAGATGGAATTAAAAATTTCATTCCATCGGGCAATATGATTAGCAGCTATGTACTAGAAGGTTATAAAAAATATTATTCAACTTTCTTCCAGGGAAGTAATGAGTTTATCTATTCTATGCAGTCACGCATTACAGCCAGTTCTTCTATTCTAGAATATTTCAATCAAGAAAACAAGGCATGCATTGACTTGAAAAAAATATCTGACGAGGTCTTTAAGCAATTTAGTTTGGAATCAAAAGAGTTGACTGTGTTAAAGAAGTGTCAAGCTGTTCAGATGCAATTACTTTTATCAGGTTATCTTTTATCAACACAAGGGGACCGGGTACTAATGGCAAATTCCGTAGAGGGAAGATATCCATTCCTTGATCGTCGCTTAATTAGACTTGCATATTCTATTCCAGACAATTTAAAGTTAGCAGGTTACAATGAAAAGTATATTTTAAAAGAAACATTTTCTGATATTGTACCTGAACCAATCATAAAAAGAGCCAAGTATCAATACTCTACACCAGGAGTAGAGCTTTTCTTAAAAAATATTAATCAATTTGAAACCTATTTGACTAAAAACACCTTTGATAAGTATGGTGTTTTTGATTACGGTAAAGTCCATAAGCTAATAAAAGAATTAAAGGAAAATTCAGATAATTTTCAAAGAAATATTACACAAGATATGACTATGATTTATGTGATTACAACACATATGCTTTTTGAATCAGCCTATGGAAAATTTGTTTAG
- a CDS encoding sigma-70 family RNA polymerase sigma factor — translation MIDILFYTIFNVLSNFFVMIGYVSNVNSFPQPLKPEEEQYYVEAYKNGSEEARNILIERNLRLVAHIVKKYGSCGSDSDDLISIGTIGLIKAISTFNMDKGTRLATYAARCIENAILTLRKHSEANTTTLHWKAFQICLLSKN, via the coding sequence TTGATTGATATACTATTTTACACAATATTTAATGTATTAAGCAATTTTTTCGTGATGATTGGGTACGTATCAAATGTGAATTCCTTCCCCCAGCCTTTAAAACCGGAGGAGGAGCAATACTATGTTGAGGCATACAAAAATGGTAGTGAGGAAGCAAGAAACATTCTAATTGAAAGAAACTTGAGGCTGGTTGCACATATAGTAAAAAAATACGGTTCGTGCGGCAGTGACAGTGATGACCTTATTTCAATAGGTACAATAGGTTTGATTAAAGCAATATCTACATTTAATATGGATAAAGGAACTCGTCTTGCAACCTATGCTGCCAGGTGTATAGAAAATGCAATTCTAACACTACGGAAACATTCAGAGGCTAATACCACTACTCTACATTGGAAAGCATTTCAGATATGTCTGTTGTCAAAAAATTAA
- a CDS encoding ABC transporter permease, which yields MKSKIMLRLTIFEFKLFLRNFINIFFLLVFPTLMILLFGGIYGNTPNELYGGAGMVDVSVPAYAGMIISVTGLMSLPLTICEYREKKVLKRYMATPIKPAYVIVSQVCVNTLMTITGMALLIVVAKIVFNLNFTGNALEVILVFLLSIFSIFSIGFLIASIAPNMKAASATANLIYFPMLFLTGATVPIEIMPDFMQRISKVLPVTHVVEAMKHVWLGDGISSCWQSILILVGVMAVCFALSIKFFRWE from the coding sequence ATGAAATCAAAAATAATGTTAAGGCTAACAATATTTGAATTTAAATTGTTTTTACGTAATTTTATCAATATATTTTTCCTATTAGTATTCCCTACTCTAATGATTTTACTTTTTGGGGGGATATATGGAAATACTCCTAATGAATTGTATGGTGGGGCAGGAATGGTAGATGTATCAGTACCGGCATATGCAGGAATGATTATTTCGGTAACGGGACTTATGAGCTTGCCTCTCACTATATGTGAATACAGAGAGAAAAAAGTGCTCAAAAGATATATGGCCACACCAATAAAACCAGCGTATGTAATTGTTTCGCAAGTATGTGTTAACACATTAATGACAATTACTGGAATGGCTTTGTTGATTGTAGTTGCAAAGATTGTATTTAATCTTAATTTTACAGGAAATGCCCTAGAAGTTATACTTGTCTTTCTTTTATCGATTTTTAGTATTTTTTCCATAGGATTTCTCATTGCCAGTATTGCACCAAACATGAAGGCTGCCAGCGCAACTGCAAATCTTATTTATTTTCCAATGCTTTTTTTAACAGGGGCGACTGTTCCTATAGAGATTATGCCTGATTTTATGCAACGCATTTCAAAAGTCTTACCTGTGACTCATGTAGTTGAGGCAATGAAACATGTATGGTTAGGGGATGGCATTTCTTCATGCTGGCAGAGTATTTTAATACTTGTTGGTGTTATGGCAGTATGCTTTGCTTTATCAATAAAATTTTTCAGGTGGGAGTAA